A genomic segment from Polyangium mundeleinium encodes:
- a CDS encoding DUF4360 domain-containing protein, whose translation MKKTLARVLFGLGLSALVAPAVAKAETPPEVSLRSVTALGTGCPSGAVRAIVASDGQYIALVDGALSASAGPGVPPSEQRVFCQVILDLDHTPGYSYAVTNAYGYRGSAELDAGVTATFGVERYFTGELGENPVKTTLRGPFAERFVVREPADSVGPYSPCGAPRPLNIRTAVNVSVLGNPAGAGRIRLTPAWGIEVLRLHWRRCG comes from the coding sequence ATGAAAAAGACGTTGGCTCGGGTGTTGTTTGGGCTCGGGCTCTCGGCGCTCGTCGCGCCCGCCGTTGCGAAGGCGGAGACGCCGCCGGAGGTGTCTCTCCGCTCGGTCACGGCGCTCGGCACCGGATGCCCGTCGGGTGCGGTGCGGGCGATCGTCGCGAGCGACGGTCAGTACATCGCCCTCGTCGACGGCGCGCTTTCGGCCTCCGCGGGGCCTGGCGTGCCGCCCTCGGAGCAACGCGTGTTTTGCCAAGTGATCCTCGATCTCGATCACACGCCCGGCTACTCGTACGCCGTGACGAACGCGTACGGATATCGCGGCTCCGCGGAGCTCGACGCGGGGGTCACCGCGACGTTCGGCGTCGAGCGGTACTTCACGGGGGAGCTCGGCGAGAACCCGGTGAAGACGACGCTGCGCGGGCCGTTCGCCGAGCGCTTCGTGGTGCGCGAGCCGGCCGACTCCGTGGGTCCGTACTCGCCGTGCGGGGCTCCGCGGCCGCTCAACATCCGCACCGCCGTGAACGTGAGCGTGCTCGGAAACCCCGCGGGTGCGGGCCGCATCCGGCTCACGCCCGCGTGGGGCATCGAGGTCCTCCGGCTGCACTGGAGGCGCTGCGGCTAG
- the purD gene encoding phosphoribosylamine--glycine ligase yields the protein MNQRASGSERSSGRRVLVLGSGAREHALARALSRSSTTAEVLVAPGNAGTLDEGGAGAAPIRSIEVARLDPADVVALAQREAVDLVIVGPEGPLCAGVADALDAAGIRVFGPSAEAARLEGSKAFMKQFAARHRIPTADFEIVTDMAAAEAEIRRRGAPVVVKADGLCAGKGVVVAQTEAEAIEAARAMLVERRFGDAGRVVVIEEALVGEEASVLAVTDGTSLLVLPVARDHKRVFDGDRGPNTGGMGVFAPSPHVGPELLARVEREILRPTIDGMRAEGRPFRGVLFAGLMITPAGDPLLLEHNVRFGDPECEALVALLDGDLAAMCASVARGKLDPTAVRVAPGRSAVVVVLAAAGYPGTPRAGDVIRGLDEAAKVPGVIVHHAGTKRSAEGIVTAGGRVLAVTAVGASILEARERAYEAARCISFAGAHFRTDIGASALDGTR from the coding sequence GTGAATCAGCGGGCTTCCGGATCGGAGCGGTCGTCGGGGCGGCGGGTGCTCGTGCTTGGCTCGGGCGCGCGAGAGCACGCCCTGGCCAGAGCGCTTTCACGGTCGAGCACGACGGCCGAGGTCCTCGTGGCGCCGGGGAACGCGGGCACCCTGGACGAAGGCGGGGCGGGCGCCGCGCCGATCCGCTCGATCGAGGTCGCGCGGCTCGATCCCGCGGACGTCGTCGCGCTCGCGCAGCGCGAAGCGGTGGACCTCGTGATCGTGGGCCCCGAAGGGCCGCTCTGCGCGGGCGTGGCGGACGCGCTCGACGCGGCGGGGATCCGGGTCTTCGGGCCGAGCGCGGAGGCAGCGCGGCTCGAAGGGTCGAAGGCGTTCATGAAGCAGTTCGCCGCGCGGCACCGGATCCCCACGGCGGACTTCGAGATCGTGACGGACATGGCCGCCGCCGAGGCTGAGATCCGGCGGCGCGGCGCGCCCGTGGTGGTGAAGGCCGACGGCCTCTGCGCGGGCAAGGGCGTCGTCGTGGCGCAGACCGAGGCGGAGGCGATCGAGGCGGCGCGCGCGATGCTCGTCGAGCGTCGTTTCGGGGACGCGGGGCGCGTGGTCGTGATCGAAGAGGCCCTCGTCGGCGAGGAGGCGAGCGTCCTCGCGGTCACCGATGGCACGTCGCTCCTCGTGCTCCCCGTCGCCCGGGATCACAAGCGTGTCTTCGACGGCGACCGAGGCCCGAATACGGGCGGCATGGGCGTGTTCGCGCCGTCGCCGCACGTCGGGCCCGAGCTGCTCGCGCGGGTCGAGCGGGAAATCTTGCGGCCGACGATCGACGGCATGCGCGCCGAGGGCCGGCCCTTCCGGGGCGTGCTCTTCGCGGGGCTCATGATCACCCCGGCGGGTGATCCGCTCTTGCTCGAACACAACGTCCGCTTCGGGGATCCCGAGTGCGAGGCGCTCGTCGCGTTGCTCGACGGCGACCTCGCCGCGATGTGCGCGTCGGTCGCGCGTGGCAAGCTCGATCCGACGGCCGTGCGGGTCGCGCCAGGGCGGAGCGCGGTTGTCGTGGTGCTCGCGGCGGCCGGCTATCCGGGCACGCCGCGCGCGGGGGACGTGATCCGCGGTCTCGACGAGGCGGCCAAGGTGCCCGGCGTGATCGTGCATCATGCGGGCACGAAGCGGTCGGCCGAAGGGATCGTCACGGCGGGCGGGCGCGTGCTCGCCGTCACGGCTGTGGGGGCTTCGATCCTGGAGGCCCGGGAGCGCGCCTATGAGGCGGCGCGGTGCATCTCCTTTGCGGGCGCGCACTTCCGGACCGACATCGGTGCCTCGGCGCTCGACGGTACGCGGTAG